In the genome of Rhizobium etli 8C-3, one region contains:
- a CDS encoding MaoC family dehydratase yields the protein MKLVFEDFEPGRSFALGPVAVTAQEIIEFATEFDPQPMHMDEMAGRASILGGLAASGWHTSALFMRMMAYGFLLNSHSQGAPGIDVMEWKKPVLAGDTLSGRSTVLESRAMRSRPGIGIARFKHEVHNQHGHLVCYCENWIMFSMRDTVEINP from the coding sequence ATGAAGCTAGTTTTTGAAGACTTCGAGCCGGGCCGCAGCTTTGCATTGGGCCCGGTCGCCGTGACGGCGCAGGAAATCATCGAGTTCGCAACCGAGTTCGACCCGCAGCCAATGCACATGGACGAGATGGCCGGACGCGCCAGCATCCTTGGCGGGCTCGCGGCTTCCGGCTGGCATACGTCTGCGCTTTTCATGCGTATGATGGCCTATGGTTTTCTGCTCAACTCGCATTCGCAGGGCGCACCCGGCATCGACGTGATGGAATGGAAGAAGCCCGTGCTTGCCGGCGACACACTGTCCGGGCGTTCGACGGTGCTGGAATCGCGTGCAATGCGCTCGCGGCCCGGAATCGGAATCGCCCGTTTCAAGCATGAGGTTCACAATCAGCACGGCCATCTGGTCTGCTATTGCGAAAACTGGATTATGTTCAGCATGCGCGACACCGTGGAGATAAACCCATGA
- a CDS encoding substrate-binding periplasmic protein has translation MKKLLLLAFLTLPCAAPAQSQTVNFTTEEYAPFNYRDGKVIKGATVEQVEKVMADIGVDYTIEMMPWARAYSLAQSRPMTCVFATAHNGLRDPLFKWIEPLLVDRNILITRKGSGVVASDLEASKKYTVGTQREDYTEMVLRQKGFTKLDIASDFNATLRKLLGGRIDMMPISELYFEKLKADQPVEMVTMLSSQPMGIACHKDFPSELQVRMQTALDKLISNGIQKEIFFKYGLDLGD, from the coding sequence ATGAAAAAGCTCCTGCTTCTTGCTTTTCTGACGCTTCCTTGCGCAGCGCCGGCACAGTCACAGACGGTGAATTTCACGACTGAAGAATACGCGCCCTTCAATTATCGCGACGGGAAGGTGATCAAGGGCGCGACCGTCGAACAAGTTGAAAAGGTCATGGCCGATATCGGCGTCGACTATACCATCGAGATGATGCCCTGGGCGCGCGCCTATAGCCTCGCGCAATCAAGGCCGATGACCTGCGTTTTTGCCACGGCACACAATGGCCTGCGCGATCCCCTTTTCAAATGGATCGAGCCCCTGCTCGTCGATCGTAATATTTTGATCACAAGGAAAGGATCGGGCGTGGTTGCGAGTGACCTGGAGGCGTCCAAGAAATATACTGTCGGCACGCAGCGCGAGGACTATACCGAGATGGTGTTGAGGCAGAAGGGCTTTACCAAGCTCGATATCGCTAGCGACTTCAACGCCACGCTTCGCAAGCTTCTCGGCGGCCGTATCGACATGATGCCCATTTCAGAGCTTTACTTCGAAAAGCTGAAGGCGGATCAGCCGGTGGAAATGGTCACCATGCTCTCCTCACAGCCGATGGGTATCGCCTGTCACAAGGATTTTCCATCCGAACTTCAGGTGCGGATGCAGACCGCCCTCGACAAGCTGATTTCCAACGGAATCCAGAAGGAGATCTTCTTCAAGTATGGACTGGATCTCGGCGATTAG
- the pth gene encoding aminoacyl-tRNA hydrolase encodes MLIIAGLGNPGSKHAGNRHNIGFMAADAIHRRHSFSPWSKKFRAEISEGELGGEKVLLVKPQTYMNLSGEAVGEAMRFYKLQPCDLVAIYDELDLPPGKARLKIGGGNGGHNGIRSLDAHCGKDYRRLRLGIGHPGVKELVQHHVLADFAKADQAWLQPLLETLADNADMLVRNEDSQLMNKLALAVGAKAEENKPKAERKSAAQSHIHQARNHTQPKLPATGPMAEMLKKMFGSKGE; translated from the coding sequence ATGCTGATCATAGCGGGTCTCGGCAATCCCGGAAGCAAACATGCCGGAAACCGTCACAATATCGGCTTCATGGCGGCCGACGCCATCCACAGGCGCCACAGCTTTTCCCCCTGGTCCAAGAAGTTCAGGGCGGAAATTTCCGAAGGCGAGCTCGGTGGCGAGAAGGTACTGCTTGTCAAGCCGCAAACCTACATGAACCTCTCCGGCGAAGCCGTCGGCGAAGCCATGCGCTTCTACAAGCTGCAGCCTTGCGATCTCGTCGCCATCTATGACGAGCTCGACCTGCCGCCCGGCAAGGCCCGGCTGAAGATCGGCGGCGGCAATGGCGGCCACAACGGCATCAGGTCGCTCGATGCCCATTGCGGCAAGGATTACCGGCGCCTTCGCCTCGGCATCGGCCACCCTGGCGTCAAAGAACTTGTGCAGCACCACGTCCTCGCGGACTTCGCCAAGGCCGACCAGGCCTGGCTGCAGCCGCTTTTGGAAACGCTTGCCGACAATGCCGACATGCTGGTGCGCAACGAGGATTCGCAGCTGATGAACAAGCTGGCGCTTGCTGTCGGCGCCAAGGCGGAGGAAAACAAGCCGAAGGCCGAAAGGAAGTCTGCAGCCCAATCCCACATCCATCAGGCGCGCAATCACACGCAGCCCAAGCTGCCTGCGACCGGGCCCATGGCGGAAATGCTGAAGAAGATGTTTGGCAGCAAGGGCGAGTAA
- a CDS encoding Kazal-type serine protease inhibitor domain-containing protein gives MTAIRMKRSVAFKRLALLALVPLLCACTMDVDPGPSRPSPRPWPPQQQMCTMEYAPVCGERGGRLQTFGNACQARNSGFMIVGRGECRRAPPVALPEPDRPGRPPRPDRPNRPDRPERPGGICTREYAPVCGQRGRQTQTFPNSCEAGNAGFRIISGGECRL, from the coding sequence ATGACCGCCATCAGGATGAAACGTTCAGTAGCCTTCAAACGCCTTGCGCTTCTTGCGCTTGTTCCCCTGCTCTGTGCCTGCACGATGGATGTCGATCCAGGTCCATCGCGACCCTCGCCCCGCCCGTGGCCACCGCAGCAGCAAATGTGCACCATGGAATATGCGCCGGTCTGCGGCGAACGCGGTGGCCGGCTTCAAACCTTCGGAAATGCCTGCCAGGCTCGCAACAGCGGCTTCATGATCGTCGGCCGCGGCGAATGCCGCCGCGCCCCACCGGTTGCGCTTCCCGAGCCGGATCGTCCCGGACGCCCGCCCCGGCCGGATCGCCCGAACAGGCCTGACCGTCCGGAACGCCCGGGCGGCATCTGTACGCGCGAATATGCGCCGGTCTGCGGTCAGCGCGGCCGTCAGACACAGACCTTCCCGAACTCCTGCGAGGCTGGCAATGCAGGCTTCCGGATCATCAGCGGCGGCGAATGCCGCTTATGA
- the clpS gene encoding ATP-dependent Clp protease adapter ClpS yields the protein MSDNDVAIKPKTKVKLKLDKPKLYKVLLFNDDYTPREFVVMILKAIFRMSEETGYRVMMTAHKMGSSVVVVCAKDIAETKVKEAMDYAKEAGFPLMFTAEPEE from the coding sequence ATGAGTGACAACGACGTTGCAATAAAACCGAAAACCAAGGTCAAGCTGAAGCTGGATAAGCCGAAGCTCTACAAGGTTCTTCTCTTCAACGATGACTATACGCCACGTGAGTTCGTCGTCATGATCCTCAAAGCCATTTTCCGGATGAGCGAGGAGACGGGATACAGGGTGATGATGACGGCGCATAAAATGGGCTCCAGCGTGGTCGTCGTCTGCGCCAAGGACATTGCCGAGACCAAGGTCAAGGAGGCGATGGACTATGCCAAGGAGGCAGGCTTTCCGCTGATGTTTACGGCAGAACCCGAAGAATAG
- a CDS encoding GNAT family N-acetyltransferase, which yields MSKQDIMIRHAGPGDLQTLLELYRHLNPDDPAIDPARASDRFSAILAQPGMTIFVALAGDMPVASATLIISPNLTRNGASYALVENVVTHADHRRKGYAGALIRHACATAWKENCYKVMLLTGSRNPATLLFYENCGFMRDKTGYQIRRPG from the coding sequence ATGTCGAAGCAGGACATCATGATCCGGCATGCCGGTCCTGGCGATCTGCAGACGCTTCTTGAGCTCTACCGCCACCTCAATCCCGATGATCCAGCGATCGATCCCGCCCGGGCAAGCGACCGCTTCTCAGCCATCCTTGCCCAACCGGGCATGACCATATTTGTCGCGCTGGCCGGCGACATGCCCGTTGCATCCGCCACACTGATCATTTCGCCCAATCTGACGCGAAACGGCGCTTCATACGCTCTTGTCGAGAATGTCGTCACGCACGCCGATCACCGCAGGAAGGGTTATGCCGGCGCCTTGATCCGTCATGCCTGCGCAACGGCCTGGAAGGAGAATTGCTATAAAGTGATGCTCCTTACCGGTTCAAGGAACCCCGCGACGCTGCTTTTTTACGAAAACTGCGGCTTCATGCGGGATAAGACAGGTTATCAGATCAGACGCCCCGGCTGA
- a CDS encoding MaoC family dehydratase has protein sequence MRMAELYTIGEKASIGGYTFTEERIVHFATRFDPQRFHIDKEAARKTLFGNLCASGWHTCAAWMRTFLDYWEKETARLARQGLAPPKLGPSPGFQKLQWLRPVFVDETVSYSVTLLASRPLTSRPGWFLNSILNEGVNQDGTPVIRFEGSVLEYE, from the coding sequence ATGAGGATGGCGGAGCTTTATACGATTGGCGAAAAGGCCTCGATCGGCGGCTATACCTTTACCGAGGAGCGGATCGTCCATTTCGCCACACGCTTCGACCCGCAGCGCTTCCATATCGACAAGGAAGCCGCCAGGAAGACACTTTTCGGCAATCTCTGTGCCTCGGGCTGGCATACATGCGCCGCCTGGATGCGAACTTTCCTCGATTACTGGGAAAAGGAAACCGCGCGACTTGCCAGGCAGGGCCTTGCACCGCCGAAACTCGGCCCTTCGCCCGGCTTCCAGAAATTGCAATGGCTGCGTCCGGTCTTCGTCGACGAGACGGTCAGCTATTCGGTGACCTTGCTTGCCAGCCGGCCTCTCACATCGAGGCCGGGCTGGTTCCTGAACTCGATCCTCAACGAAGGCGTGAACCAAGACGGCACGCCTGTCATCCGTTTCGAGGGCAGCGTGCTCGAATACGAATAA
- a CDS encoding cytochrome c1, translated as MKKLIASILPLAVVAILGTAAFAQEATPGEGAAPAEHEEGATPHYPLKHPREQDWSFAGPFGHYDKGQLQRGLKVYAEVCSACHSMSLVPFRMLGELGYSEAQVKAFAANYEVQDGPDAAGEMFTRKAIPSDYFPSPYANAQAAAAANNGAAPPDFSLIAKARGITRGFPQFVFDIFTQYQEGGPDYIYSLLTGYEEPPAGFQVPEGAHYNPYFNAAAAFAMPKPLSDDQVTYDDGTPQTVDQYSKDVSAFLMWAAEPHLEDRKSTGFMVIVFLLIFSGLIFLTKRSVYANKEH; from the coding sequence ATGAAAAAGCTTATTGCAAGCATTCTGCCGCTCGCAGTCGTAGCTATCCTCGGAACTGCTGCATTTGCACAGGAAGCGACGCCCGGCGAGGGCGCCGCTCCGGCCGAGCACGAGGAAGGCGCCACGCCGCACTATCCGCTGAAGCACCCGCGGGAGCAGGACTGGAGCTTCGCCGGCCCGTTCGGCCATTATGACAAGGGCCAGCTGCAGCGCGGCCTGAAGGTCTACGCGGAAGTCTGTTCGGCCTGCCACTCCATGAGCCTCGTTCCCTTCCGCATGCTCGGCGAGCTCGGTTACTCCGAGGCGCAGGTCAAGGCCTTTGCCGCGAACTACGAAGTCCAGGATGGTCCGGATGCTGCAGGTGAGATGTTCACCCGCAAGGCTATCCCTTCGGATTATTTCCCCTCGCCATACGCCAACGCTCAGGCCGCTGCCGCCGCGAACAATGGCGCGGCCCCACCGGATTTCTCGCTGATCGCCAAGGCCCGCGGGATAACCCGCGGCTTTCCGCAGTTCGTCTTCGATATCTTCACCCAGTATCAGGAGGGCGGACCGGACTATATCTACTCGCTGCTGACCGGCTATGAAGAGCCGCCGGCGGGCTTCCAGGTTCCGGAGGGTGCGCACTACAACCCCTACTTCAACGCTGCCGCGGCTTTCGCGATGCCGAAGCCGCTCTCAGACGATCAGGTGACCTATGACGACGGCACGCCGCAGACCGTCGATCAGTATTCCAAGGACGTCTCGGCCTTCCTGATGTGGGCCGCAGAGCCGCACCTCGAGGATCGCAAGAGCACCGGCTTCATGGTCATCGTGTTCCTGCTGATCTTCTCCGGTCTCATCTTCCTGACGAAGCGCTCGGTCTATGCCAACAAGGAGCACTGA
- a CDS encoding adenine phosphoribosyltransferase encodes MNNIASELAASIRSIPDYPKPGIIFRDITTLLGNPRAFRRAVDELVQPYAGLKIDKIAGMEARGFILGGAVAHQLSSGFVPIRKKGKLPHDTVRIAYSLEYGVDEMEMHRDAVQPGEKVILVDDLIATGGTAVGATKLLRQMGAEVVGACFVIDLPDLGGRRKLEELGVNVHTLVEFAGH; translated from the coding sequence ATGAACAATATTGCCTCGGAGCTTGCGGCTAGCATCCGCTCCATCCCGGACTATCCGAAGCCTGGCATTATCTTTCGCGACATCACGACGCTTCTTGGCAATCCACGGGCGTTTCGCCGCGCAGTGGATGAGCTGGTGCAGCCCTATGCGGGCCTGAAAATCGACAAGATCGCCGGCATGGAAGCGCGCGGCTTCATCCTGGGCGGCGCCGTTGCGCATCAGCTTTCGTCCGGGTTCGTGCCAATCCGCAAGAAGGGCAAGCTGCCGCACGATACAGTGCGGATCGCCTACAGCCTCGAATATGGCGTCGACGAGATGGAGATGCACCGGGATGCCGTTCAGCCGGGCGAGAAGGTCATCCTCGTGGACGATCTGATTGCAACCGGCGGGACGGCAGTCGGCGCGACGAAGCTCCTTCGCCAGATGGGTGCGGAAGTCGTCGGTGCGTGCTTCGTCATCGATCTGCCGGATCTCGGCGGCCGCAGGAAGCTCGAGGAGCTTGGCGTGAACGTCCACACGCTGGTCGAATTCGCCGGGCACTGA
- a CDS encoding 50S ribosomal protein L25/general stress protein Ctc, protein MSQETYELKAEARERVGKGSARELRRNGLIPAVIYGDKQAPISIALSTNEVTKRIHAGSFMTTVATIDVGGEKYKVLPKDYQLDPVRDFTMHVDFLRVSGNTQVTVEIPVHFINEEKSQVKIGGVLNIVRHTIEVHCPADAIPEFFDIDLSGKKIGDSIHISEVALPKGVTTVIDRDFTIATIVAPAAGVEEEAAAEGEGEAEA, encoded by the coding sequence ATGAGCCAGGAAACTTACGAGCTCAAGGCCGAGGCGCGCGAACGGGTTGGTAAGGGGTCCGCCCGTGAACTTCGCCGCAACGGTTTGATTCCAGCTGTCATCTATGGTGACAAGCAGGCCCCCATTTCTATCGCTCTCAGCACCAATGAGGTGACGAAGCGCATTCATGCCGGTAGTTTCATGACCACTGTTGCGACGATCGACGTCGGCGGCGAGAAGTACAAGGTTCTGCCGAAGGACTATCAGCTCGATCCGGTTCGCGACTTCACGATGCACGTGGATTTCCTCCGCGTCTCCGGCAACACGCAGGTCACCGTCGAAATCCCGGTTCACTTCATCAACGAAGAGAAATCGCAGGTCAAGATCGGCGGCGTGCTGAACATCGTTCGCCACACAATCGAAGTTCACTGCCCGGCTGATGCGATCCCGGAATTCTTCGACATCGACCTCTCCGGCAAGAAGATTGGCGACAGCATCCATATCTCCGAAGTCGCACTGCCGAAGGGCGTGACAACGGTTATCGACCGCGACTTCACGATCGCAACGATCGTTGCTCCGGCTGCTGGCGTTGAAGAAGAAGCTGCCGCTGAAGGCGAAGGCGAAGCCGAAGCATAA
- a CDS encoding EAL domain-containing protein produces MNNSVENRFFAIVCGALLIFVAPLFVLFLFLSSERADREIRDHISILLVANSQALAKPLWDLDEDSVTQISATMVSQGAIVKVEVRDQSSQLNVTQSTIPKSFDGELVQVSRAIIYNTVDGPKNLGSIAVYYPKLGLFSGLKHEEVVFISIFIFAVLTVFGTALIGNRLFVIQPLMRLIAAIEATRQLGSRHHVDWQSSDEIGRLARSFNEMQTKLESEEKELKLAHRLATDIYNLTPAMLFSLDNEDRIIAVSDYWLVATGYGRTEVIGRRFSELVTPDTRDAFQHRKEGFENGAALDVTVKFLCAGGRIMDVLILESKTATGPNQLLLSVMTDVTALKASEDRNHRQAITDHLTGLLNRQGFETALDGKIAEADAAGQELACLFIDLDRFKWINDNMGHAEGDRALRELVERINRHLAPSDQAARLGGDEFAVLLPATDGEKRARAMCEQIASVFEAPFGPDLHLSASIGIAIYPRHASNAAELLQKSDMAMYAKKRDGKNGAQIFDNSMLDSARARAEIESHIENGLAEDWFEAYLQPIVGLDDHRIAGFEALLRLNHPLKGLMPPAGIIHVAEETAKIVRVGNVIMEKAIGHLANISRIPGMHDTYLAINFSPLQFEAALPSRLAGLVGRHGIRSDRIVVEITEAVLMDDNPQIRMVLTELRRFGCRIALDDFGTGYSSLSYLNRFPVDIIKVDQSFTRSINDTNDDVRHKSRMLIEGITTLSHKMDCTVIAEGIETEEECRTLHQMGLDYGQGYLFRRPQNALKLIEDLTAAENEVAQAS; encoded by the coding sequence ATGAACAATTCCGTTGAGAACAGATTTTTTGCGATTGTTTGCGGGGCGCTTCTCATATTTGTCGCTCCGCTTTTTGTATTGTTTCTCTTCCTTTCTTCCGAGCGCGCCGACAGGGAAATACGCGACCACATCTCCATTCTTCTAGTTGCCAATTCCCAGGCGCTCGCAAAGCCGCTCTGGGATCTGGACGAAGACAGCGTCACACAGATCAGCGCAACGATGGTTTCGCAGGGCGCCATCGTGAAGGTTGAGGTTCGTGATCAATCCAGTCAGCTCAACGTGACGCAATCGACCATCCCGAAATCTTTTGACGGTGAGCTCGTTCAGGTTTCCCGTGCAATCATCTACAACACGGTCGACGGTCCGAAGAACCTCGGCAGCATCGCGGTCTATTATCCCAAGCTTGGCCTCTTCTCCGGCCTGAAGCATGAAGAAGTCGTCTTCATATCTATCTTCATCTTCGCCGTTCTCACCGTCTTCGGCACCGCATTGATCGGCAACCGCCTCTTCGTCATACAGCCGCTCATGCGGCTTATCGCAGCCATAGAGGCCACCCGTCAGCTCGGATCGCGCCATCACGTCGATTGGCAGTCGAGCGATGAGATCGGCCGCCTTGCCCGCAGCTTCAACGAGATGCAGACGAAGCTGGAGAGCGAGGAGAAGGAACTGAAACTCGCCCACCGCCTCGCAACCGATATCTATAACCTCACGCCAGCCATGCTTTTCTCTCTGGACAACGAGGATCGCATCATAGCGGTCAGTGACTATTGGCTTGTCGCAACGGGCTATGGCAGGACTGAGGTGATCGGACGCAGATTTTCCGAACTCGTGACGCCCGACACCCGCGACGCGTTTCAACACCGCAAGGAAGGTTTCGAGAACGGCGCGGCACTTGACGTGACCGTCAAGTTCCTGTGCGCAGGCGGCCGCATCATGGACGTGCTGATCCTGGAATCCAAGACGGCCACCGGACCTAACCAGCTCTTGCTGTCGGTCATGACCGACGTGACCGCACTGAAGGCCTCGGAAGACCGCAACCATCGTCAGGCGATAACCGACCATCTCACCGGTCTGCTGAACCGCCAAGGCTTCGAGACGGCCCTCGACGGCAAGATCGCCGAAGCCGATGCCGCCGGTCAGGAGCTTGCCTGCCTGTTCATCGATCTCGACCGGTTCAAGTGGATCAACGACAATATGGGCCATGCCGAAGGCGATCGCGCACTGCGCGAGCTCGTCGAGCGGATTAACAGACATCTCGCGCCCTCCGATCAGGCAGCGCGCCTTGGCGGCGACGAATTCGCCGTCCTGCTTCCGGCCACGGACGGCGAGAAGCGCGCCAGGGCGATGTGCGAGCAGATTGCCAGCGTCTTCGAGGCGCCTTTCGGCCCCGACCTGCATTTAAGCGCCAGCATCGGCATCGCCATCTATCCGCGCCATGCCTCGAATGCAGCCGAACTGCTGCAGAAGTCGGACATGGCGATGTATGCGAAAAAGCGCGACGGCAAGAATGGCGCGCAGATTTTCGACAACAGTATGCTGGACAGCGCAAGGGCGCGCGCCGAGATCGAAAGCCACATCGAAAACGGCCTCGCCGAGGATTGGTTCGAGGCCTATCTGCAGCCGATCGTGGGCCTCGACGATCACCGGATCGCCGGATTTGAAGCGCTCCTGCGCCTCAATCATCCCCTGAAGGGGCTGATGCCGCCGGCTGGCATCATCCACGTCGCCGAGGAGACCGCCAAGATCGTCCGCGTCGGCAACGTCATCATGGAAAAAGCGATCGGGCATCTGGCGAATATCTCCCGGATCCCAGGCATGCATGATACTTATCTCGCGATCAATTTCTCGCCGCTGCAGTTCGAAGCCGCCCTGCCCTCCCGCCTCGCCGGGCTCGTCGGGCGGCACGGCATCCGTTCTGATCGCATCGTCGTCGAAATCACGGAAGCCGTTCTGATGGACGACAATCCGCAAATACGCATGGTGCTCACCGAACTGCGCCGCTTCGGATGCCGCATCGCCCTTGATGATTTCGGCACCGGCTACTCGTCGCTGAGCTATCTCAACCGCTTCCCGGTCGACATCATCAAGGTCGACCAATCCTTCACGCGGTCGATCAACGACACGAATGATGACGTCCGTCACAAGAGCAGGATGCTCATCGAAGGGATCACCACGCTCTCGCACAAGATGGACTGCACCGTGATTGCGGAAGGCATAGAAACCGAGGAAGAATGCCGCACCCTACACCAGATGGGGCTTGACTACGGTCAGGGCTACCTCTTCCGTCGTCCGCAAAATGCCTTGAAATTGATCGAGGACCTCACAGCCGCGGAAAACGAGGTCGCCCAAGCCTCGTGA
- the ychF gene encoding redox-regulated ATPase YchF yields the protein MGFKCGIVGLPNVGKSTLFNALTKTAAAQAANYPFCTIEPNTGEVAVPDPRMHKLASIAGSREIIPTRISFVDIAGLVRGASKGEGLGNKFLANIREVDAVVHVLRCFEDDDITHVEGRINPVGDAETIETELMLADLESLERRVEQTRKRAASKDKDSLTQLPVMEAVIKLLNEGKPARILLKTLGADEIEVLKSLNLLTSHPVLYVCNVAEADAATGNEHTEAVAEMAKAQGAECVIISAAIESEVAQLPEEESKEFLHALGLEEAGLDRLIRAGYHLLDLITYFTVGPKETRAWTIVRGTKAPAAAGVIHTDFERGFIRAFTIGYNDYIAFGGETGAKDAGKARDEGKEYVVQDGDVIHFRFNT from the coding sequence ATGGGCTTCAAATGCGGTATCGTCGGTCTGCCGAATGTCGGCAAGTCGACACTCTTCAACGCGCTCACCAAGACGGCAGCGGCGCAGGCGGCGAACTATCCCTTCTGTACGATCGAGCCGAACACCGGCGAAGTCGCCGTTCCCGATCCCCGGATGCACAAGCTCGCCTCGATCGCCGGCTCCAGGGAAATCATCCCTACCCGCATTTCCTTCGTCGATATCGCCGGTCTGGTGCGCGGCGCCTCGAAGGGCGAGGGCCTAGGCAACAAGTTCCTCGCCAACATCCGCGAAGTCGATGCCGTCGTGCATGTGCTGCGCTGCTTTGAGGATGACGACATCACTCATGTCGAAGGCCGTATCAATCCGGTCGGCGACGCCGAAACCATCGAAACCGAGCTGATGCTTGCCGACCTTGAAAGTCTTGAGCGCCGAGTCGAGCAAACCCGCAAACGCGCCGCCTCCAAGGACAAGGATTCGCTGACGCAGCTTCCCGTCATGGAAGCGGTGATCAAGCTTCTCAACGAAGGCAAGCCGGCTCGTATACTGCTGAAGACGCTCGGCGCCGACGAGATCGAAGTCCTGAAGAGCCTGAACCTTCTGACTTCGCATCCGGTGCTCTACGTGTGCAACGTCGCGGAAGCCGATGCAGCAACGGGCAACGAACATACCGAGGCCGTTGCCGAGATGGCGAAAGCCCAAGGCGCCGAATGCGTGATCATCTCGGCTGCGATCGAATCCGAAGTGGCTCAACTGCCCGAAGAAGAAAGCAAGGAATTCCTCCACGCACTCGGTCTCGAAGAGGCCGGCCTCGACCGGCTAATCCGCGCAGGCTATCACCTGCTCGACTTGATCACCTATTTCACGGTCGGCCCCAAGGAGACCCGCGCTTGGACGATCGTGCGCGGCACCAAGGCACCGGCCGCTGCCGGCGTGATCCACACCGATTTCGAACGCGGCTTCATCCGTGCCTTCACTATCGGCTATAACGACTACATCGCGTTCGGCGGCGAAACAGGCGCCAAGGACGCGGGCAAAGCCCGGGATGAAGGCAAGGAATACGTGGTTCAGGACGGCGACGTAATCCACTTCCGCTTCAATACCTGA